From the Hevea brasiliensis isolate MT/VB/25A 57/8 chromosome 13, ASM3005281v1, whole genome shotgun sequence genome, the window GTATAGTCACAAAGCATCAGAAAAAACTTAAACTAAGAATCTTAATAAAGGTCATTGTAAAAAGCTTTGGTCTCTAGTGATACAACTTCATCAGTCAAAGCCTCCAATGGAGAGACCACTGACAATCCGAGAGGCCCATCACACCGAACATGCATATTATGCAATATTTCATATCAAGAGCTTTTCAATGGCATCCTACATTCACAAACAAATTATTATATTCCTGTATTTAATtcttcaaggaaaaaaaaaagacacaACATCAATTCCAGAAAACATATCAGGAGAAAATACTTTGAGTTGTTGTATTTGGGTCTTCAATTGGCTTCCTTCATTTGATGTCACAGAACAAGCAATAACAGGTCTTGTGACACCACATGCTCGGCCAAGTGCTTGCTTTGATGGGACAAATACGTAAGGCACATTCTGCCAAataccaaaaaaaataaaattcacctAGGCATTTGGATTACAAAAGAGTTATATTGAAGAACTTCTGAAATTGAACTGCAAGATATTAATATTTCGTTACACAGAAAAAAGAGGCAACATGTCTACATATCTCTTTATTCTAAGCGGTCAAGCCCCATGAATTTCACAAACACAAGTACTTCAGATGTCTAAACTTTAGGGCTTTCACCAGATGTCAATGTATAAGTACCTTACATTATCTAAAGTTAACTTCTCCTTTAGCTATACAAGACTGAGAATGGTGGTATGCTATCAATCAAGACAACTAAAACTGCAATAATCTTACAAAGGTCCACCTTCCTCACAATTGACAGCATGTACTATTGACTATTctattaacatagaaataaagagttgGAGTCGTCTCATGAGCTCAGCAAGTCTCAATAAGCATATTCCAGTTCAAAACGAgttgtatatatatattcaatttacacaattaaacttaattatcaaACAAGACAATCTACCTATTGCATTATACTACAATCTCAAAAATCAGTTGCACATAACTATCAAATATCCATAGCTGCCAACAACTTCTATAGGCAAATTAACCAAAACCCATCACTAAAATCAGAgacaaaaaagaaaattaaaaaaaaaaagactaaccTTATCTTCAGCGAGCAAGGGAAGATGGAGAAGAATCTCAAGGGGCTCAGTATCGGCAGCCATCACAATGAACTCAGAGATACCCCTATTAAGGGTCTTAGTAGCTGAAACCCCACAATATTATATTCTTAAAAGAACATGAAAATCCAATACAAAAACACCTATTGAAAACAACAAGTAAAAAGAACAGAAGTAGAATCTGCAAAGCTCACCTTCATTGGCTCCTTTCTTGAGTTGCTTGTAGTTGGCTGCTTGTTGAACAAGATCGAGTATAGTAATGGTGAGCTGAGCATCTGCAAGCGGGTATGCTTTTGGGTTAACTGCCTCCCCTGTCTGCAAAAGCAAGCACATATGAAACAAACCCAGAAGCTAACAATCATATAACAAATGTCTGATTGAGAAGAGAGCGTACCATTTTGGCGAATGTAATAAGAGGAGGCTAGGGTTTTTGCCAGAGATGATAAGGGAGCAAAAAAATCCTGGGTTTAAGGCTGCAAGCTATGCCGAAAGAGGAAAATATATAGCGAGGTCTAGAAGGAGTGCCGTAAAACGGCGCTGTTTGATGTTTTATAACACTACAACCATATTAAAACGATGTCGTTTTGTCTCACCgccacccctttttttttttggtgataAAGACAACCTTGCGAATTAGGCACAACATtcgattaatgaaattaaatcgaattaaaatataagtaaaataaaaattaaatatctaACCCAAATATTTGATTTATTACTcgagtaaaataaaaaattataaatataatttaaatatcatcatttataaattattaacaaaaatataattataattatatatttttataaaaataattgatattttatttattaataaaaaatattataaataaattatattattaataaaattaataattatatattaattaataaaaaataaactaaataaattatttCAATCACTAATTTAGAGGCAATCAAATAagaatcaaaaaaaaaatttttttcaagaaaaaatcaaaatttattttttttttgggtaataTTAAATGAAGTGAATCAAAAACCAATTTCCTCATATtcaaataatcaaattaaaattaaagatgaaaattaatcataaaatttctatatataaaaaaaattaaattaaacaatctaattaaaagaatatttttattatataaattaaaatttcacacaGAGACATGCTTTGctgataaaaatttataaaatatttttcttaataaaaaattaaagaggtttgaacttcaatttattaaataagtggtaaatttttattattatttatatttaatataattattatataaataataaataaatctcCTAGTTGACAATTCTCCTTGACGCAGTTACAGTTAAGACTTTTCTGCTCCGCGTTGCACAGAGAGAGCAGTGCAGAAATGGCGTTGACAAGACAAGCTCTCTCTCTTGGTTCGTCTCTGTCTTTCTCATACATTGCTTCATTTTCGATATTGTTACTTAGAATCAATCATCTTGCTTGACTTTTATCGATTCTTAATTGAAAATTGAGAATAGAATTTTAAACATTGCATatttcaaaatataaatcacatcttTGCTTTAAGAAAAGCCATTGCTGATTCTACTCTTTCGAGGGTTTTAAGTAATTATTGATCAGTAGTTTTTTACATAGAGATTAGGTTCATGATGATGAGGTAAAGAATTGCACGCCTTATGGTTTCCTTTATGTAATTTTAGTTTTGGGTTTGTTAGGaaattctttcttttctctttatgtGGTGGTGCAAAATATTACAGGCATGATTGTGACTTCAGCTCTAATGATATGGAAGGCATTGATGTGCATAACTGGTTGTGAGTCGCCTGTTGTAGTTGTTCTCACTGGAAGTATGGAGCCCGGTTTTAAACGAGTGAGACCATTTTACTTTATAGTAACTTAACCATTATATGCTTATTTAATCATTCTCAGAGTCAGAAATTGATACTGAGTTATTATATGATTGTGTTTGTTCAAAGTAAGCAATTATTCGTGCAGATGGTACATGTTATGTTTTTAACTATGTAGTTTAATTGAAGAAATGTCCATTTAGAAGATGCCACTGATTGTGGACTTGTTGTGAAGCTAGAATATTTGTCTTAAGTCTTGCAATGTTATATAACATTTTATAGACTCTTCATGATTTTGATTTTGAAGCTTTGGTGCCATATTACAAAAATGCCTTCTTTTTCTAGGCAACTAAGAATTAAACAACACTATAACTTCATTTATAACAATAATTCAGCTTGTTTTATTTAAGTAATTCCATTGAAGGATT encodes:
- the LOC110642912 gene encoding uncharacterized protein LOC110642912 produces the protein MTGEAVNPKAYPLADAQLTITILDLVQQAANYKQLKKGANEATKTLNRGISEFIVMAADTEPLEILLHLPLLAEDKNVPYVFVPSKQALGRACGVTRPVIACSVTSNEGSQLKTQIQQLKDAIEKLLI